The following are encoded together in the Armatimonadota bacterium genome:
- a CDS encoding pseudouridine-5'-phosphate glycosidase, whose amino-acid sequence MRIHAEVASALAGGVPVVALETTLFAHGLPSSVVHRVQQDVEAAVREEGAVPAAIAVLEGEIRVGLGPEDWRAVFDRPLDKAGLRDLPGAVAKRRDAATTVASTAYLASRAGIRVFATGGIGGVHRDASRTWDVSGDLTVLSRTPVVVVCSGAKSVLDLPATLEALETLQVTVLGFRVDRFPAFYVADSGLPVPRVESEAEVAAIVRARDALGLASAVVVAQPPPPGAALDPEVHDAALADALRAAEGVRGKEVTPVLLRRLAEATGGAAVEANRHLAVANARLAARIARALVGH is encoded by the coding sequence GTGCGCATCCACGCGGAGGTGGCCAGCGCTCTGGCGGGCGGCGTTCCGGTCGTCGCGCTGGAGACGACATTGTTTGCACATGGGCTGCCGTCCTCGGTGGTTCACCGGGTGCAGCAGGACGTGGAGGCGGCCGTGCGCGAGGAGGGCGCGGTCCCCGCTGCGATCGCCGTCCTGGAGGGGGAGATACGGGTCGGTCTGGGGCCGGAGGACTGGAGAGCCGTCTTCGATCGGCCACTGGACAAGGCGGGTCTGCGTGACCTGCCGGGGGCGGTGGCCAAGAGACGGGATGCGGCCACCACTGTCGCGTCGACGGCGTACCTCGCGTCGCGCGCGGGCATCCGCGTCTTCGCGACCGGTGGCATCGGCGGGGTGCACCGGGATGCGAGCCGTACCTGGGACGTGTCCGGCGACCTCACCGTCCTGAGCAGGACGCCGGTCGTGGTCGTCTGCTCCGGCGCGAAGTCGGTACTGGATCTGCCAGCCACGCTCGAGGCGCTGGAGACGCTGCAGGTCACGGTGCTGGGCTTCCGAGTGGACCGGTTCCCAGCGTTCTACGTGGCCGACAGCGGGCTGCCGGTTCCGCGCGTGGAAAGCGAAGCGGAAGTGGCTGCGATCGTGCGTGCCCGCGACGCGCTCGGCCTGGCGTCCGCGGTGGTCGTCGCACAGCCCCCTCCGCCGGGCGCCGCGCTCGATCCCGAGGTGCACGACGCAGCCCTCGCGGATGCACTGCGCGCGGCGGAGGGCGTGCGGGGCAAGGAGGTCACGCCCGTGCTCCTGCGACGCCTGGCCGAGGCGACCGGCGGTGCAGCGGTCGAAGCCAACCGGCACCTCGCCGTCGCCAACGCGCGCCTGGCGGCGCGGATCGCGAGGGCACTGGTCGGGCACTGA
- a CDS encoding nucleoside hydrolase codes for MRRLLIDSGGSSDDVLALLMAARSSEVEIVAVTAIAGCVRVGQAAENLLYGLEVAGASRVPVYLGCERPLLRPHTPFEPLHGRSGMGAHNHPRAKQRPESAHAVDAILSLCRHYRKELDIVCLGPPTNLAAALIQSPKLAEMPGRVYVYGGSSDGGNVTASAEFNFHTDPEAASLVLDSGLPITLVGWDQARQHMTMREGDIHRIRQGTTRECRLFMESTRTFAEYCRRTLRMRGSALGAVLTMAVALDPGVVRESVRVRADVETRGEITRGQVVFDAVGLSHRPANVQRVCDADGERAREMLFSALGAPPVTVERPQQVPEMGESESPPQPPAEAETPDRTPQGSAEPVPVPDAPSDTTRD; via the coding sequence ATGCGACGCCTTCTCATCGACAGCGGCGGTAGTTCGGACGACGTCCTGGCGCTGCTGATGGCGGCCAGGTCTTCGGAGGTGGAGATCGTCGCGGTCACGGCGATCGCCGGCTGCGTGCGGGTCGGGCAGGCTGCGGAGAACCTCCTGTACGGTCTGGAGGTGGCGGGTGCGAGCCGCGTGCCGGTCTACCTCGGCTGCGAGCGCCCGTTGCTGCGACCCCACACACCGTTCGAGCCGCTGCACGGCCGCAGCGGGATGGGTGCCCACAACCACCCGCGGGCCAAGCAGCGGCCCGAATCGGCGCACGCGGTGGATGCGATCCTGTCTTTGTGTCGCCACTACCGCAAGGAGTTGGACATCGTGTGCCTGGGGCCGCCGACGAACCTGGCGGCGGCCCTGATCCAGTCGCCCAAGCTCGCCGAGATGCCCGGTCGGGTCTACGTCTACGGTGGCTCGTCCGATGGGGGGAACGTCACGGCGTCGGCGGAGTTCAACTTCCACACCGATCCAGAAGCGGCGTCTTTGGTGCTCGATAGCGGGCTGCCGATCACGCTGGTGGGCTGGGACCAGGCGCGCCAGCACATGACGATGCGCGAGGGCGACATCCACCGGATCCGCCAGGGAACCACGCGGGAGTGCCGGCTGTTTATGGAATCGACGCGGACGTTCGCCGAGTACTGCCGGCGCACCCTGCGGATGCGTGGGTCGGCGCTGGGAGCGGTCCTCACGATGGCCGTGGCCCTCGACCCCGGTGTGGTCCGGGAGTCGGTGCGCGTCCGCGCGGACGTCGAGACGCGTGGGGAGATCACCCGCGGACAGGTCGTCTTCGACGCGGTGGGCCTGTCCCACCGCCCGGCCAACGTCCAACGGGTCTGCGACGCCGACGGCGAGCGCGCGCGAGAGATGCTCTTTTCGGCCCTCGGCGCGCCGCCGGTGACGGTCGAGCGGCCGCAGCAGGTGCCGGAGATGGGCGAGTCAGAGTCTCCTCCGCAGCCCCCGGCCGAGGCGGAAACACCCGATCGCACACCACAAGGCTCGGCCGAGCCGGTGCCGGTTCCCGATGCACCGTCCGACACGACACGGGATTAG
- a CDS encoding sugar kinase, whose protein sequence is MLLTAGDLVLDVLVRSDTGPHPGSEGDGQIVLAPGGSAANVARWAAHLGFPARFVGSVGDDFAGRWLTEAMRSSGVDVRVDAVAGEPTGVVAVWVDPSGERTMVTDRTANRYLPPRLLDEDTWSDVTHFHFTGYSLLASQTRERILAAKAIAVRRGCTLSFDPGPHRRLVQHVGAAAILAACDGVDVLLPNEAEAVALAAAKSVEEAIDRLSARSSIVCIKRGSAGCLLARGAQRLSIVPPGHTAVDTTGAGDAFAAGFLAVWKRGASVPEAAAAGVRAAARAVSHVGAGPQGWA, encoded by the coding sequence GTGCTGCTGACCGCGGGCGACCTGGTCCTCGACGTCCTGGTCCGGTCGGACACCGGGCCGCATCCCGGCTCCGAAGGCGACGGACAGATCGTCCTCGCCCCCGGCGGATCGGCCGCGAACGTCGCCCGTTGGGCCGCCCATCTGGGTTTTCCGGCCCGGTTCGTCGGATCCGTCGGCGACGACTTCGCGGGTCGGTGGCTGACCGAGGCGATGCGGTCGTCGGGTGTGGACGTCCGCGTGGACGCTGTCGCCGGTGAGCCCACCGGCGTCGTCGCGGTCTGGGTGGACCCGTCCGGGGAGCGCACGATGGTGACCGACCGCACCGCCAACCGCTACCTCCCCCCGCGGCTGCTCGACGAGGACACGTGGTCGGACGTGACGCACTTCCACTTCACCGGATATTCGTTGCTGGCATCCCAGACACGTGAGCGCATTCTCGCCGCGAAGGCCATTGCGGTCCGCCGCGGTTGCACGCTGTCGTTCGACCCGGGGCCGCATCGGCGCCTCGTCCAGCACGTCGGCGCCGCTGCAATCCTGGCGGCGTGCGATGGCGTCGATGTGCTTTTGCCCAACGAGGCGGAGGCAGTTGCGCTGGCGGCAGCGAAGAGTGTCGAGGAGGCGATCGATCGGCTGAGCGCGAGGAGTTCGATCGTGTGCATCAAGCGAGGCTCTGCTGGATGCCTGCTGGCCCGTGGCGCGCAGCGGCTTAGCATCGTGCCGCCGGGCCACACCGCCGTGGACACGACCGGTGCGGGGGATGCGTTCGCCGCCGGCTTTCTGGCGGTGTGGAAACGCGGCGCCTCCGTTCCGGAAGCGGCTGCCGCCGGCGTGCGCGCCGCAGCGCGAGCGGTGTCGCACGTCGGTGCCGGGCCGCAGGGATGGGCGTAG
- a CDS encoding YerC/YecD family TrpR-related protein: MPVNPKLRDRNTDRLFEAILQLRSLEECYRFFEDLCTVHELHALAQRFHVARLLHEGATYEEVVRKTGASSATVSRVKRFLEYGADGYRLVLRRMGARKPRPRS, encoded by the coding sequence ATGCCGGTAAATCCGAAGCTGCGCGACCGCAACACCGACCGGCTGTTCGAGGCCATCTTACAGCTGCGTTCCCTCGAGGAATGCTACCGCTTCTTCGAAGACCTCTGCACCGTCCACGAGCTGCACGCGTTGGCCCAGCGGTTTCACGTGGCCCGACTGCTGCACGAGGGGGCGACCTACGAAGAGGTCGTGCGCAAGACAGGCGCGAGCTCGGCCACCGTCAGCCGCGTGAAGCGGTTTTTGGAGTACGGCGCGGACGGATACCGGCTCGTGCTGCGCCGGATGGGCGCTCGAAAACCCCGCCCCCGAAGTTGA
- the hisZ gene encoding ATP phosphoribosyltransferase regulatory subunit, which translates to MPSRTAPFRGHRIPDGLRDWLPDEWGRVRALEARLRALFGAWGYCEVATPVLECLDSVARGIGQTPQDWFVVVDRTGELLVLRPEMTVPMARLAAGHLTGRTVRLCYFAEVFRGRRARGAAREFRQAGVERIGDRGCEADGEVIALAAHALREAGVRDFRIGVGHVGLLRALLEAAGLDAGDRHTAQVLLYRRDFVTLRGLLAGSPARVRDVIFSLPELRGGDASAAVRDVGVGAEAVAEVDAVLATLPAFGVGDAVEMDLGLIRDFDYYTGVVFEGYTRGLGLPLLGGGRYDELLGRFGADRPAMGFAIELERVLPAADALAERRPALQIVYEPQARAAALDVARRARDAGWAVTVDPHPAEPLGGAPTLAFTTAGVRLSDPDGTQREVPGAHWQQIRGLLDGAR; encoded by the coding sequence ATGCCGAGCCGCACGGCTCCCTTCCGAGGGCATCGGATCCCCGACGGCCTGCGCGACTGGCTCCCCGACGAGTGGGGGCGGGTGCGGGCACTGGAGGCGCGGCTTCGTGCGCTGTTCGGCGCATGGGGATACTGCGAGGTGGCTACGCCGGTGCTGGAATGTCTGGACAGCGTCGCGCGCGGGATCGGCCAGACGCCGCAAGACTGGTTCGTCGTCGTGGACCGCACCGGTGAACTTTTGGTGCTGCGCCCGGAGATGACCGTGCCGATGGCGCGCCTGGCCGCGGGCCACCTGACGGGGCGGACGGTGCGGCTGTGCTACTTCGCCGAGGTGTTTCGAGGCCGACGGGCGCGGGGCGCGGCCCGGGAGTTCCGTCAGGCAGGGGTGGAGCGGATCGGGGATCGGGGGTGCGAGGCCGACGGGGAGGTGATCGCGCTGGCCGCGCACGCGCTGCGGGAGGCCGGCGTGCGTGACTTCCGCATCGGCGTCGGGCACGTGGGGTTGTTGCGCGCGTTGTTGGAGGCGGCCGGTCTGGACGCCGGGGACCGGCACACGGCGCAGGTGCTGCTGTACCGCCGCGACTTCGTGACGCTGCGCGGGCTGCTGGCGGGCAGCCCCGCCCGGGTTCGCGATGTCATCTTTTCGCTGCCCGAGTTGCGGGGCGGGGACGCCTCTGCGGCCGTGCGTGACGTCGGGGTCGGGGCCGAGGCTGTGGCGGAAGTCGATGCGGTGCTGGCGACCCTGCCGGCCTTCGGAGTGGGGGATGCGGTGGAGATGGACCTGGGCTTGATCCGCGACTTCGACTACTACACGGGCGTCGTGTTCGAGGGATACACCCGGGGGCTTGGGTTGCCGCTGCTGGGCGGGGGCCGCTACGACGAACTGCTGGGGCGCTTTGGGGCCGACCGCCCGGCCATGGGGTTCGCGATCGAACTCGAGCGCGTTCTGCCGGCTGCTGACGCGTTGGCCGAGCGGCGACCTGCGCTGCAGATCGTCTACGAGCCGCAGGCGCGCGCCGCAGCGCTGGACGTGGCGCGGCGTGCGCGCGATGCCGGGTGGGCGGTGACGGTGGATCCGCACCCGGCGGAGCCGCTGGGAGGCGCGCCGACCCTGGCGTTCACGACGGCGGGCGTCCGTCTTTCCGATCCGGACGGTACCCAACGCGAGGTGCCGGGGGCCCACTGGCAGCAGATCCGCGGCCTGTTGGACGGTGCCCGGTGA
- the hisG gene encoding ATP phosphoribosyltransferase, whose amino-acid sequence MKKLTVAVPAGRLRADALRALRSAGYAGAADPDDRSLLLPWGELTVLVAKPVDLLTYVERGAADCGIVGKDVLLEQSHHVYELLDLGFGRCRGVVAVPRGRTALWDDARRPLRIATKYPRVAEGFFRERGRPVEIVEMYGSVELAPRVGLSDGILDVVMTGATLRANDLVEVAQAFVSTARLVVNPVSLRARSDAVQTLLDRLRGRSGGAAIASASQGEGSA is encoded by the coding sequence GTGAAGAAGCTGACGGTGGCGGTCCCCGCCGGGCGCCTGCGCGCAGACGCGCTGCGCGCCCTCCGATCCGCAGGCTACGCGGGTGCGGCCGATCCCGACGACCGCAGCCTGTTGCTGCCGTGGGGTGAGTTGACGGTGCTGGTGGCGAAACCGGTCGATCTGCTGACGTACGTGGAACGCGGTGCGGCCGACTGCGGGATTGTCGGCAAGGACGTGCTCCTCGAGCAGTCGCACCACGTCTACGAGTTGCTCGACCTGGGCTTCGGGCGGTGCCGGGGCGTGGTGGCCGTCCCGCGCGGGCGAACCGCGCTCTGGGACGACGCGCGCCGGCCGCTGCGCATCGCCACGAAGTACCCGCGGGTCGCCGAGGGCTTCTTCCGGGAGCGCGGGCGCCCGGTCGAGATCGTCGAGATGTACGGGTCGGTCGAACTCGCCCCGCGCGTGGGGCTCAGCGACGGCATCCTCGACGTGGTGATGACCGGCGCTACGTTGCGTGCCAACGACCTGGTGGAGGTGGCGCAGGCGTTCGTCTCCACCGCGCGCCTGGTCGTGAACCCCGTGAGCCTGCGCGCCCGGTCCGACGCAGTGCAGACCCTGTTGGACCGTTTGAGGGGTCGCAGCGGCGGTGCGGCCATCGCCTCGGCCTCGCAGGGGGAGGGATCGGCGTGA
- the hisD gene encoding histidinol dehydrogenase — MRVVRLRDVPPGDLRRLLARSRDRIFDPQTQDAVRRLLDDVRARGDQAVVDATARFDGVRLRPDELAVSRQQIRSAHRRVDDAVRAALEAAIERSRRFSEWLRPPETVVEEIEPGITVGVRHTSIASVGAYVPSGKGRFPSTVATMLTPAVVAGVPDIALVVPPGPDGSVDPAVLLAADLLGIERVFCANGPAGIAALSVGTATFPRVEAVVGPGSPHVVAMQLTISSLGVRALGLMGPTESVVLADGRAPVDLVALDLVNEAEHGSDSACWLVTPSAALAEEAVARVRDLLDRIPEPRRTYARDALSDLGGALVVDSWEEAVSFVDAYAPEHLLIHAAEAWETAWRIRHAGEILIGPHTPFSAANYAIGIPAALPTGGAARREGGITVLSFLKTTSVGHLDPRGLEKVRGVVQALGAYEGFPAHVMAVTGRPVGPSGPGG; from the coding sequence GTGAGGGTCGTGCGCCTCCGTGACGTCCCGCCGGGCGACCTGCGCCGGTTGCTGGCGCGTTCCCGGGATCGGATCTTCGACCCCCAGACGCAGGACGCAGTTCGCCGGCTGCTCGACGACGTGCGCGCGCGGGGCGACCAGGCCGTTGTGGACGCCACGGCCCGATTCGATGGGGTGCGGCTTCGGCCCGATGAACTCGCCGTCTCCCGGCAGCAGATCCGTTCCGCGCACCGGCGGGTGGACGATGCGGTGCGGGCTGCTCTGGAGGCGGCGATCGAACGCAGCCGGCGGTTCTCCGAGTGGCTGCGGCCGCCGGAGACGGTCGTCGAGGAGATCGAGCCCGGCATCACCGTCGGCGTGCGCCACACGTCGATCGCATCGGTCGGCGCGTACGTCCCCTCCGGCAAGGGGAGGTTCCCCTCGACGGTTGCGACGATGCTCACGCCGGCCGTGGTGGCCGGCGTTCCGGACATCGCCCTCGTCGTCCCGCCAGGGCCAGACGGTTCGGTGGATCCCGCGGTGCTCCTCGCGGCGGACTTGCTGGGGATCGAGCGCGTGTTCTGCGCCAACGGCCCCGCGGGCATTGCCGCGCTCAGCGTGGGGACGGCGACCTTCCCGCGGGTGGAGGCGGTCGTGGGTCCGGGCAGTCCTCACGTCGTAGCGATGCAACTGACCATCTCGTCGTTGGGCGTGCGCGCGCTGGGACTGATGGGACCCACGGAATCCGTGGTGCTGGCCGACGGCCGGGCTCCGGTGGACCTCGTGGCGCTCGACTTGGTGAACGAAGCCGAGCACGGCAGTGACTCGGCCTGTTGGCTCGTCACCCCCAGCGCCGCGCTGGCCGAGGAGGCGGTCGCACGTGTGAGGGACCTGCTGGACCGAATCCCCGAGCCGCGGCGTACCTACGCGCGCGATGCGCTGTCCGATCTGGGCGGGGCCCTCGTGGTCGATAGCTGGGAGGAAGCGGTGTCGTTCGTGGACGCCTACGCCCCCGAACACCTCCTCATCCACGCCGCCGAGGCGTGGGAGACGGCGTGGCGCATCCGCCACGCGGGGGAGATTCTCATCGGACCACACACGCCGTTTTCGGCGGCGAACTACGCGATCGGCATACCGGCGGCGCTGCCCACGGGCGGGGCGGCACGCCGCGAGGGTGGCATTACGGTCCTCAGCTTCCTCAAGACCACGTCTGTGGGACATCTGGATCCGCGTGGCCTGGAGAAGGTGCGAGGCGTCGTGCAGGCGCTGGGTGCGTATGAGGGTTTCCCCGCGCACGTGATGGCGGTGACCGGTCGACCCGTTGGGCCCTCGGGGCCCGGAGGGTAG
- the hisC gene encoding histidinol-phosphate transaminase: MRVRPRPEVDALPGYRLTVVPAPIKLNQNESPYDLPPEVKEEVLGTLRSVPWNRYPPMRAGRLREAIARLQGVKPEKVILTNGSNEAILALISAFAAGGTVVLPEPGYSMARPLAVTAGAHAVAVRLREDLSMDPDALLSAAAASCASMIFFASPNNPTGRAVPPDDVERIVAGFRGLVVVDEAYWGFSEGTALRLLPERANVAVVRTASKAFGLAGVRVGWVTASRDVIAALDKTLPPYNLDVFAQAAAEAMVRRPDLVRERASQVVRERERVLEALRALGVEAFASEANFILFRTPDAAATFDGLARRGVLVRDVSHFPMLDGCLRVTVGTPPDNDAFLQALRQALPRVRASGGRSV, from the coding sequence ATGCGGGTCCGACCCAGACCGGAGGTCGACGCGCTGCCGGGTTACCGGCTGACGGTGGTGCCCGCCCCGATCAAGTTGAACCAGAACGAATCCCCCTACGACCTTCCGCCCGAGGTCAAGGAAGAGGTGCTCGGAACGTTGCGGTCGGTGCCCTGGAACCGCTATCCGCCGATGCGCGCCGGGCGACTGCGGGAAGCGATCGCCCGGTTACAGGGTGTAAAGCCTGAGAAGGTGATCCTCACCAACGGCTCCAACGAGGCGATCCTCGCGCTGATCTCTGCCTTCGCCGCCGGCGGCACGGTCGTTCTGCCGGAGCCGGGCTACTCGATGGCCAGACCCCTGGCCGTGACCGCGGGCGCCCACGCGGTGGCCGTTCGGCTGCGCGAAGACCTCAGCATGGATCCGGACGCGCTCCTTTCCGCCGCGGCCGCCTCCTGCGCATCGATGATCTTCTTCGCCTCCCCGAACAACCCGACGGGCCGCGCCGTACCCCCCGACGACGTGGAGCGCATCGTGGCGGGCTTTCGTGGCCTGGTGGTCGTCGACGAGGCATACTGGGGTTTCTCGGAAGGGACGGCGCTGCGGCTGCTGCCCGAGCGGGCGAACGTGGCGGTCGTGCGAACGGCGTCCAAGGCGTTCGGTCTTGCCGGCGTGCGAGTCGGCTGGGTCACCGCGTCGAGGGACGTGATCGCGGCGTTGGACAAAACCCTGCCACCGTACAACCTGGACGTCTTCGCCCAGGCCGCGGCGGAGGCGATGGTGCGCCGGCCGGATCTGGTGCGCGAGCGCGCATCGCAGGTCGTGCGGGAGCGCGAACGCGTCCTGGAGGCCCTGCGCGCGCTCGGGGTCGAAGCGTTCGCGAGCGAGGCGAACTTCATCCTGTTCCGCACGCCCGACGCGGCTGCGACGTTCGACGGCCTGGCGCGGCGCGGCGTGCTCGTGCGGGACGTCTCGCACTTCCCCATGCTCGACGGCTGCCTGCGTGTGACTGTGGGGACGCCTCCCGACAACGACGCGTTCTTGCAGGCGCTGCGTCAGGCCCTGCCCCGGGTGCGGGCGTCCGGCGGGAGGTCTGTATGA
- the hisB gene encoding imidazoleglycerol-phosphate dehydratase HisB has product MRSATVARTTAETSVRVSLNLDGTGRHDVRTGIGFFDHVLAQLACHGGFDLTVVAEGDLEVDAHHTVEDVGITLGQALSEALSDRSGIARFASLHAAMDDALVLCAVDAGGRPFLACDLRFSLPVVGAFPTELVEEFLRAFVTHGRLTAHVRLVDGHNSHHIVEAVFKGLGVVLRRAVAVERQGVPSTKGVL; this is encoded by the coding sequence ATGAGGTCTGCGACGGTCGCGCGCACCACGGCCGAGACCTCGGTCCGGGTGTCGCTGAACCTGGACGGCACCGGCCGGCACGATGTGCGGACCGGCATCGGCTTCTTCGACCACGTGCTGGCGCAGCTCGCCTGCCACGGCGGGTTCGACCTGACCGTTGTGGCGGAGGGCGATCTCGAGGTGGACGCCCACCACACCGTCGAGGACGTGGGCATCACGCTGGGCCAGGCCCTCTCTGAGGCGCTGTCCGACCGCAGCGGGATCGCCCGGTTCGCCAGCCTCCACGCCGCGATGGACGACGCGCTCGTGCTCTGCGCGGTGGACGCAGGCGGCCGGCCGTTTCTGGCGTGCGACCTGCGGTTCTCTCTGCCGGTGGTCGGTGCGTTTCCGACGGAACTCGTCGAGGAGTTCCTGCGGGCGTTCGTCACGCACGGACGCCTCACCGCCCACGTCAGACTCGTTGACGGCCACAACAGCCACCACATCGTCGAGGCCGTCTTCAAGGGGTTGGGTGTGGTTCTGCGCCGCGCGGTCGCGGTCGAGCGGCAGGGCGTGCCGTCCACGAAGGGTGTGCTGTGA
- the hisH gene encoding imidazole glycerol phosphate synthase subunit HisH — translation MKDTACRAAVVDYGAGNLHSVERALARVGFAAWRAVRPEALDGADVVVLPGVGAFGPASRRLREEGFFEAIRAALREGRWLVGLCLGMQMLFEESEEDGTHEGLGLLAGRVVRLPDGMKVPHMGWNTLTVARGCPFPLGVRSGEYVYFVHSFYARAREEDTVAWTPYGVRVPAIVAAGRVLGFQFHPEKSGEVGLRLLRGLAGAVGRS, via the coding sequence GTGAAGGACACAGCGTGCCGGGCCGCCGTCGTGGACTACGGCGCCGGCAATCTGCACAGCGTGGAGCGTGCTCTCGCCCGAGTGGGGTTCGCCGCCTGGCGGGCGGTGCGGCCGGAGGCGTTGGACGGCGCCGACGTGGTCGTGCTGCCGGGGGTGGGTGCGTTCGGTCCGGCGTCGCGTCGCCTGCGCGAGGAGGGGTTCTTCGAGGCGATCCGCGCCGCGCTGCGCGAGGGGCGATGGCTCGTCGGGCTGTGCCTGGGGATGCAGATGCTGTTCGAGGAGAGTGAGGAGGACGGAACCCACGAGGGACTCGGACTGCTGGCGGGCCGGGTCGTGCGGCTGCCCGACGGGATGAAGGTGCCACACATGGGCTGGAACACGCTGACGGTCGCCCGCGGTTGCCCGTTCCCTCTGGGCGTGAGGTCCGGGGAGTACGTGTACTTCGTGCACTCCTTCTACGCCCGAGCCCGCGAGGAGGACACGGTCGCCTGGACCCCGTACGGGGTCCGCGTTCCGGCCATCGTCGCGGCAGGGAGGGTGTTGGGTTTTCAGTTCCACCCCGAAAAGAGCGGCGAGGTGGGCCTGCGCCTGCTGCGGGGCCTGGCCGGCGCGGTCGGGCGGTCATGA
- the hisF gene encoding imidazole glycerol phosphate synthase subunit HisF, with amino-acid sequence MQGARSEECGSALARRIIACLDVSPVGGRARVVKGVHFVRLRDAGDPVELAFLYEREGADEIVFLDITASSSGRPTLEDVVRRTASEVFIPLTVGGGVGSVEDVRRLLRAGADKVAVNTAAVHRPELVCEAAEMFGSQCVVVAIDARRRRGGWEVCTHGGQKPTGLDAVAWARRVADLGAGEILLTSMDRDGTTEGFDVALTRAVTDAVGIPVIASGGAGDVSHFAEVLAEGGADAALAASVFHFGRLRIGDLKDALRAAGVPVRPALGGAGGRTQAMGR; translated from the coding sequence GTGCAAGGCGCACGGTCCGAGGAGTGCGGCTCCGCGCTCGCCCGGCGCATCATCGCCTGCCTGGATGTCTCGCCGGTGGGTGGACGGGCCCGCGTGGTCAAGGGCGTGCACTTCGTCCGGCTGCGCGACGCAGGCGACCCGGTCGAGCTCGCTTTTCTGTACGAGCGGGAAGGCGCGGACGAAATCGTGTTCTTGGACATCACCGCTTCATCGTCGGGTCGCCCGACGCTCGAGGACGTCGTCCGGCGGACGGCGTCGGAGGTGTTCATCCCCCTGACCGTGGGCGGGGGCGTCGGTTCGGTCGAAGACGTGCGGCGCTTGCTGCGGGCCGGGGCGGACAAGGTCGCGGTCAACACCGCGGCGGTGCATCGGCCCGAGCTGGTGTGTGAGGCGGCGGAGATGTTCGGATCGCAGTGCGTCGTCGTCGCGATCGACGCGCGGCGGCGGCGCGGAGGCTGGGAGGTCTGCACCCACGGGGGGCAGAAGCCCACGGGCCTGGACGCCGTGGCGTGGGCCCGGAGGGTGGCCGACCTGGGCGCCGGCGAGATCCTGCTGACCAGCATGGACCGCGACGGAACGACCGAGGGATTCGACGTCGCGCTGACGCGCGCGGTGACCGACGCCGTCGGCATCCCGGTGATCGCATCGGGTGGGGCGGGAGACGTCTCGCACTTCGCGGAAGTCCTCGCCGAGGGCGGCGCGGACGCGGCGCTGGCCGCATCGGTCTTCCACTTCGGCCGTCTGCGCATCGGCGATCTGAAGGATGCGTTGCGGGCCGCCGGCGTGCCGGTGCGCCCGGCGTTGGGCGGTGCCGGCGGCCGGACACAAGCGATGGGACGGTGA
- the hisIE gene encoding bifunctional phosphoribosyl-AMP cyclohydrolase/phosphoribosyl-ATP diphosphatase HisIE, producing MTDREDPRVEIPQGRGPVAFDDLGLVPVVVQDRCTGAVLMLAYADAAAIARTERTGLAHFWSRSRGRPWQKGETSGHVLRVHRILTDCDGDAVLYVVDPSGPACHTGERSCFHRDLSGARGVAPAAVLADLAALVASRRAHPVEGSYTAALLSDVPSRLHAKIYEEAAEVVRAAREEGPRRLAEEAADLLYHLLVLLARHDVALSDVLDVLERRRGATGAES from the coding sequence ATGACCGACCGGGAGGATCCGCGGGTGGAGATCCCACAGGGTCGTGGCCCCGTCGCTTTCGACGACCTGGGGTTGGTGCCCGTCGTGGTCCAGGACCGCTGCACGGGCGCCGTCCTGATGCTCGCCTACGCCGACGCCGCGGCGATCGCCCGAACGGAACGGACGGGTCTCGCCCACTTCTGGAGCCGCTCGCGCGGACGCCCCTGGCAGAAGGGCGAGACGAGCGGCCACGTCCTGCGCGTGCACCGGATCTTGACCGACTGCGACGGCGATGCGGTGCTGTACGTCGTCGATCCCTCCGGCCCGGCGTGCCACACGGGAGAACGATCCTGTTTCCATCGAGACTTGTCCGGCGCGCGGGGCGTTGCGCCCGCGGCGGTGCTGGCGGATCTGGCGGCGCTCGTCGCCTCGCGGCGCGCACACCCCGTGGAAGGCTCGTATACCGCCGCGCTGCTGTCCGACGTCCCGTCGCGCCTACACGCGAAGATCTACGAGGAAGCCGCCGAGGTCGTGCGTGCCGCGCGCGAGGAAGGGCCTCGTCGCCTGGCGGAGGAGGCGGCCGACCTCCTGTACCATCTGCTGGTGCTGCTCGCCCGGCATGACGTGGCGCTGTCCGATGTGCTGGACGTGCTGGAGCGCCGGCGAGGCGCAACGGGGGCCGAATCGTAG